The Oreochromis niloticus isolate F11D_XX linkage group LG15, O_niloticus_UMD_NMBU, whole genome shotgun sequence genome includes a region encoding these proteins:
- the scg5 gene encoding neuroendocrine protein 7B2 — protein MGSAVRLSLLSLLLCLQLGRASARSPRTADQVSEADIQRLLHGVMEQLGIARPRVEYPAHQATNIVGPQSIQGGAHEGLQHLGPYGNIPNIVAELTGDNVPKDFSDDHSYPDPPNPCPLGKTAADGCLENAPDTAEFSREFQKHQHLFDPEHDYPALAKWNKELLYQKLKGGPKRRKRSVNPYLLGQRLDNVVAKKSVPHFSEEEEEDGPSVPAASKSTT, from the exons ATGGGCTCGGCGGTGCGGTTATCGTTACTCAGCCTCCTGCTGTGCCTACAGCTCGGCAGAGCTTCAGCCCGCAGTCCCCGTACGGCTGACCAGGTGTCCGAGGCCGACATCCAGCGCCTCCTGCACGGTGTCATGGAGCAGCTGGGCATTGCTCGGCCCAGGGTGGAGTATCCTGCACACCAGGCTACCAACATTGTTGGGCCTCAGAGCATACAGG GTGGTGCCCATGAGGGACTGCAGCATCTAGGCCCCTATGGAAACATCCCCAACATTGTGGCAGAGCTCACAGGCGACAATGTTCCCAAAGACTTCAGTGATGACCACAGCTACCCAGACCCACCAAACCCCTGTCCCCTGGGAAAGACGG CAGCAGATGGATGTTTGGAAAATGCTCCTGACACAGCTGAGTTCAGCAGAGAGTTTCAAAAACACCAGCACCTGTTTGACCCAGAACATGATTACCCTGCCCTGGCAAAGTGG aacAAGGAACTTTTGTACCAAAAACTGAAGGGTGGACCAAAGAGAAGAAAACGG AGTGTCAACCCATATTTATTGGGCCAGAGGCTGGACAATGTCGTTGCCAAAAAATCAGTTCCTCACTtctcagaggaagaggaggaagacggACCATCTGTCCCTGCTGCCAGCAAATCCACAACCTAA
- the grem1a gene encoding gremlin-1a — protein MERHSVQSFAVILALLLTPLKSTKAQSFQSAFPQPNKHSPNESATCVQPPLIGLISRATGPVTSTYEVPESSQEALHVTERRYLRLDWCKTQPLKQTIEEEGCLRRTIINRFCYGQCNSFYIPRNKYQDGNAFRSCSACKPKSFSTVTYTLLCPGQTPSTKRKRVQRVKLCRCTTIDMD, from the coding sequence ATGGAAAGACATTCAGTGCAGAGCTTTGCAGTCATTTTGGCACTGCTACTCACCCCGCTGAAGAGTACGAAAGCTCAGAGCTTTCAAAGCGCGTTTCCACAGCCAAACAAACACAGCCCGAATGAATCGGCGACGTGTGTACAGCCCCCTCTTATTGGATTAATTTCTCGCGCAACGGGGCCAGTAACCTCAACATACGAAGTGCCGGAGTCCAGCCAGGAAGCGCTGCACGTCACAGAGCGTAGATACCTGCGGCTGGACTGGTGTAAGACACAGCCGCTCAAGCAGACCATAGAGGAGGAGGGCTGCCTTCGCCGCACCATCATTAACAGGTTTTGCTACGGACAGTGCAACTCCTTTTACATCCCGCGGAACAAGTACCAGGACGGAAACGCCTTTCGCTCCTGTTCGGCCTGCAAACCTAAATCCTTCAGCACCGTCACATACACCCTCCTCTGTCCGGGACAGACGCCCAGCACTAAGAGGAAACGAGTCCAGCGCGTAAAGCTGTGCCGCTGCACTACTATCGATATGGATTAG